Proteins encoded by one window of Fusarium graminearum PH-1 chromosome 1, whole genome shotgun sequence:
- a CDS encoding 60S ribosomal protein L16, whose protein sequence is MSSFEQVVVIDGKGHLLGRLASIVAKQLLSGQKIVIVRCEALNISGEFFRAKLKYHAHLRKITRYNPTRGGPFHFRAPSRIFYKAVRGMIPHKTARGAAALERLKVFEGVPPPYDKTKKVVVPQALRVLRLQPGRKFCTVGRLSHEVGWKYQDVVARLEERRKAKGAAYYERKKIAARQLADAKKNATVKEETSKALANYGY, encoded by the exons ATGTCCAGCTTCGAGCAAGTT GTCGTCATCGATGGCAAGGGCCATCTCCTTGGCCGACTCGCCTCCATTGTCGCCAAGCAGCTCCTTAGTGGTCAGAAGATTGTTATCGTCCGTTGTGAGGCCCTTAACATCTCCGGAGAGTTCTTCCGCGCCAAGC TCAAGTACCACGCCCACCTCCGAAAGATCACCCGATACAACCCCACCCGCGGTG GTCCCTTCCACTTCCGCGCTCCTTCCCGAATCTTCTACAAGGCCGTCCGTGGCATGATCCCCCACAAGACTGCCCGTGGTGCCGCTGCTCTCGAGCGCCTTAAGGTCTTCGAGGGTGTCCCCCCTCCCTacgacaagaccaagaaggtcGTCGTTCCCCAGGCTCTCCGCGTTCTCCGACTCCAGCCCGGCCGCAAGTTCTGCACTGTCGGTCGTCTGTCCCACGAGGTTGGCTGGAAGTACCAGGATGTCGTTGCCCG TTTGGAGGAGCGAagaaaggccaagggtgCCGCCTACTACGAGCGCAAGAAGATTGCCGCCCGACAACTGgccgatgccaagaagaacgccACTGTCAAGGAGGAGACCTCCAAGGCTCTTGCCAACTACGGCTACTAA